Proteins encoded together in one Polaribacter reichenbachii window:
- a CDS encoding HmuY family protein: MTNKFLTFILCIAVFSFTSCNDDDAPTEPIVVVIDGASIAPEVGGPNQPNQVYVDLSTSTTTAIKRDSWDLGFYSGSEFRVVLNGSLYMAVAQLSSTDINAVNSTTAEVRELQPKVAVGTFDAANTAYVDAPNGTITETAIAEISDNDANNNVYLLNLGYEVGTDIPETGSVAISGDSRGWKKIRILKSGSDYVLQYADLDATTYNEVTIAKNSAYNFTFFSFNSDAEASVEPVKQNWDLNFTVFTNEIEGYGSYGYSDFITNNTKADAQVYMIDTDVDAFTYDDFTLADLATANFTTDQRSIGSSWRNGGGPGSLPSLKDNVFYVVNDTDGNLYKLKFLALTNADGERGHPEFVYSLLQ; encoded by the coding sequence ATGACAAACAAATTCTTAACTTTTATTTTATGTATTGCAGTATTTTCTTTTACAAGCTGTAATGATGATGATGCACCAACAGAACCCATAGTTGTAGTAATTGATGGAGCATCAATAGCACCAGAAGTTGGTGGACCAAACCAACCAAACCAAGTTTATGTAGACTTAAGTACAAGTACAACAACAGCTATAAAACGAGATTCTTGGGATCTTGGTTTTTACTCTGGTTCAGAGTTTAGAGTAGTATTAAATGGATCACTTTATATGGCAGTTGCTCAATTATCTTCTACGGATATAAATGCAGTAAATTCTACAACAGCAGAAGTACGAGAATTACAACCAAAAGTTGCAGTTGGTACTTTTGATGCAGCAAACACAGCTTATGTAGATGCACCAAATGGTACAATAACAGAAACAGCAATTGCAGAAATTTCTGATAATGATGCAAATAATAATGTGTATTTACTAAACTTAGGATATGAAGTTGGTACAGATATTCCAGAAACAGGAAGTGTAGCTATTTCAGGTGATTCTAGAGGATGGAAAAAAATTAGAATTCTAAAAAGTGGATCTGATTATGTTTTACAATATGCAGATTTAGATGCAACAACTTATAACGAAGTAACTATTGCTAAAAACTCGGCTTATAATTTTACTTTTTTTAGTTTTAATTCTGATGCAGAAGCAAGTGTAGAGCCAGTAAAACAAAACTGGGATTTAAACTTTACTGTTTTTACAAACGAAATAGAAGGCTATGGTTCTTACGGATATTCTGATTTTATTACGAATAACACAAAAGCAGACGCACAAGTATATATGATAGATACAGATGTAGATGCTTTTACTTATGATGATTTTACTTTGGCAGATCTTGCAACAGCAAATTTTACAACAGACCAAAGAAGTATAGGAAGTAGTTGGAGAAATGGTGGTGGACCAGGAAGTTTACCTTCTTTAAAAGACAATGTTTTTTATGTTGTTAATGATACAGATGGTAATCTTTACAAGTTAAAGTTTTTAGCATTAACAAATGCTGATGGAGAACGTGGTCATCCAGAATTTGTATACAGCTTACTTCAATAA
- a CDS encoding TonB-dependent receptor plug domain-containing protein — protein MFLNNKYILFFLLINLVVFSQEQKKDSTNITELEEVVVTGQYNPRSIKKSVHNVIVIKREQIENQAANSLADLLNFNLNLTIIPSSQTGKSTISFFGLDAQYFNILVDNIPLVSDTGLGNNIDLTQINLDDIERIEIVEGAMGVEYGANSVSGVINIITKKNIDNDWQIRAAIQEETVSKEYALFDEGRHIQSLNIANQVADNWLVRLGINRNDFAGFYNGRQGANYYENDGLRGYDWLPKEQVNTNAFVQYRKEKFQFFYKFEYFNELINYYDAAVRANIDVASQTSNPSSTDKIFTTNRFVNNLNFIGQLNSGANYNFALSYQEQKRNLNEFNYFILSKERSNETDETYQSSKVFFSRGNINNLVKSDKFNFQLGYETRFITGFDTESSGEITGEDKEQSQNNFAVFGSAEYKFSDKFTLRPGIRYEYNSLFKSKVLGSLSARYLMKNGFELRGNIGTSYRTPNFEELYYYFVDSNHDVRGNENLNPENGFTAFINLKKYSYINDVSVLNSLKISYLDVSDKIDLAIVNTIPLQYQYINIDSYKLWGITTTNSFKKDVWTFNLGATLQGISRVSENEANVEDDFLYSFQLNTSATYNIKKWQTALTVLLKHNGKQQNYVSSSVDTDGNSIFTKSTTAAYNWLDASVKKSFLKNKIQVTLGGRNLFDVVNVNVSGTNSEGIHSTDNSALLLGYGKSYYLKLLYNLNF, from the coding sequence ATGTTTCTAAATAACAAATATATACTTTTTTTCTTATTGATAAACTTGGTTGTATTTAGCCAAGAGCAAAAAAAAGACTCTACTAATATTACTGAACTAGAGGAGGTTGTGGTTACTGGCCAATATAATCCAAGGTCTATTAAAAAATCTGTACATAATGTAATTGTTATAAAAAGAGAGCAAATAGAAAATCAGGCAGCAAATAGTTTAGCAGATTTATTAAATTTTAATTTAAACTTAACAATAATACCAAGTTCTCAAACAGGGAAATCTACCATTTCATTTTTTGGCTTAGATGCTCAATACTTTAATATTTTAGTAGATAACATTCCTTTAGTAAGTGATACAGGTTTAGGAAATAACATCGATTTAACCCAGATTAATTTAGATGATATAGAGCGTATTGAAATTGTTGAAGGTGCAATGGGTGTAGAATATGGAGCTAATTCAGTTTCTGGAGTTATAAACATTATCACTAAAAAAAATATAGATAATGATTGGCAAATTAGAGCTGCTATACAAGAAGAAACTGTTAGTAAAGAATATGCATTGTTTGATGAAGGTAGGCATATACAATCTTTAAATATAGCGAATCAAGTTGCTGATAATTGGTTAGTAAGATTAGGTATAAATAGAAATGATTTTGCTGGTTTTTATAATGGCAGACAAGGTGCTAATTATTACGAAAATGATGGTTTAAGAGGTTATGATTGGTTGCCAAAAGAACAAGTAAACACAAACGCTTTTGTACAATATCGTAAAGAAAAATTTCAGTTTTTTTATAAGTTCGAATATTTTAATGAGTTAATTAATTATTACGATGCTGCTGTAAGAGCTAATATAGATGTTGCTTCACAAACGAGTAATCCTTCCTCGACAGACAAAATTTTTACAACCAATAGATTTGTAAATAACTTAAATTTTATTGGTCAATTAAATTCTGGAGCTAATTATAATTTTGCTCTTTCTTATCAAGAACAAAAAAGAAATTTAAATGAGTTTAACTACTTTATTTTAAGTAAAGAAAGAAGTAATGAAACCGATGAAACTTATCAATCTAGTAAAGTATTCTTTTCTAGAGGTAATATTAACAACCTTGTAAAAAGTGATAAATTTAATTTTCAATTGGGTTATGAAACTCGTTTTATAACTGGTTTTGATACAGAATCTTCTGGCGAAATTACTGGAGAAGATAAGGAACAGTCACAAAATAATTTTGCTGTTTTTGGTTCTGCTGAATATAAATTTTCAGATAAATTTACGTTAAGACCAGGAATTAGATACGAATATAATTCCTTATTTAAATCGAAAGTTTTAGGTTCTTTAAGTGCACGTTACTTAATGAAAAATGGATTTGAACTACGTGGTAATATTGGTACTTCTTACAGAACACCTAATTTTGAAGAACTCTATTATTATTTTGTAGACTCTAACCATGATGTTAGAGGTAATGAAAATTTGAATCCAGAAAACGGATTTACAGCATTTATCAACCTAAAAAAATACAGTTATATAAATGATGTTTCTGTGCTAAATAGTTTAAAAATTAGCTATTTAGATGTTTCTGATAAAATTGATTTGGCTATTGTTAATACAATTCCTCTACAATATCAATACATAAATATTGATAGTTATAAACTTTGGGGTATTACCACTACTAACAGCTTTAAAAAAGATGTGTGGACATTTAATTTAGGAGCTACTTTACAAGGAATATCTAGAGTATCTGAAAATGAAGCCAATGTAGAAGATGATTTTTTGTATTCTTTTCAATTAAATACAAGTGCAACTTACAACATCAAAAAATGGCAAACAGCCTTAACAGTTTTACTAAAACATAATGGTAAACAACAAAATTATGTGTCTTCTAGTGTAGATACAGATGGTAATTCAATTTTTACAAAATCTACTACAGCTGCTTATAACTGGTTAGATGCTTCAGTAAAAAAATCATTTTTAAAAAACAAAATCCAAGTAACTCTAGGAGGTAGAAATCTTTTCGATGTTGTTAACGTAAATGTTAGTGGCACGAATTCAGAAGGTATTCATTCTACAGATAATAGTGCACTATTACTTGGCTATGGCAAATCTTATTACTTAAAACTATTATATAATCTTAATTTTTAA
- a CDS encoding DUF6607 family protein, with amino-acid sequence MKKLVLTCLICIVTIAVNAQSKKTKDKNAIKEMCGCFEVTFNFTETFNYSKDENYKPSKTKIDKGLEWAGLVVDDNNKISIQHLLQVGNPAKPMIIKHWRQDWLYQNTDFYMYNGDNNWTFKQKDKKDVKKQWTQKVYQVDDSPRYEGSGTWVHVDGKSYWENTTTAPLPRREYTKRSDYNITLRGNRHQITDYGWVHDQDNSKIIRKAGKDDIILAKEKGYNTYKRVAESKCKAAANWWIAHNDKWQLVRNKWAEVYGRNKDLTLETKVDNKPLYKHLFADEVTKEQEMNTIIESFVKK; translated from the coding sequence ATGAAAAAACTAGTACTAACATGTTTAATATGCATTGTTACAATTGCAGTAAATGCACAAAGCAAAAAAACAAAAGACAAAAACGCTATTAAAGAAATGTGTGGTTGTTTTGAGGTAACTTTTAATTTTACAGAAACTTTTAATTATAGCAAAGATGAAAACTATAAGCCTTCTAAAACAAAGATTGATAAAGGTCTAGAATGGGCTGGTTTGGTTGTAGATGATAACAACAAAATTTCTATTCAACACTTATTACAAGTGGGTAACCCAGCTAAACCTATGATTATAAAACATTGGAGACAAGATTGGTTGTATCAAAACACAGATTTTTATATGTATAATGGCGATAATAATTGGACATTTAAACAAAAAGACAAAAAAGATGTAAAGAAACAATGGACGCAGAAAGTATATCAAGTAGATGATAGCCCAAGATACGAAGGTTCTGGAACTTGGGTACATGTAGATGGAAAAAGTTATTGGGAAAACACAACTACAGCACCTTTACCAAGAAGAGAATACACAAAAAGAAGCGATTACAACATAACATTAAGAGGTAACAGACACCAAATTACAGATTATGGATGGGTACATGATCAAGATAATAGTAAAATAATTCGCAAAGCTGGTAAAGATGATATAATTCTTGCCAAAGAAAAAGGATACAATACTTATAAAAGGGTTGCAGAAAGCAAATGTAAAGCTGCTGCAAATTGGTGGATTGCTCATAATGATAAATGGCAATTGGTTAGAAATAAATGGGCAGAAGTTTATGGTAGAAATAAAGATTTAACTTTAGAAACAAAAGTAGATAACAAACCACTTTACAAACATTTATTTGCTGATGAAGTAACTAAAGAACAAGAAATGAATACAATAATTGAATCATTTGTAAAAAAATAA
- a CDS encoding ankyrin repeat domain-containing protein, which translates to MKSSQKISILLFLISFSAFAQQKNIFHDRSFWQSKPSIATIDQKIAEGNDIEKSNINAFDATVYAINAKADDDVIKYIIAKNNNKVNKLTHDGRTYLHWAAYSGKLEIMKYLISKGAKTDVVDTHGNTFLNFAASSGQNNLEIYKYGIKAGADITKEKNHDGANALLLVASQLKDFKIVDLFVANGASLNDKDDYGNGFFEYAAKGGNTQFLSTLIDKGIDTGNNAMIFASQGSRRKSNTLATYQFLADKGIKVNVIDHENRNPLHLIARNNKDINIYKFFLDKGVDVNLQDNEGNTPFMIAANGGNLKVVEFLAKDVKNINLKNKKGNTALTNAVGRNSAEVVTFLIEKGADINTLDKDGNTLSYYLINSFGGRNKDAFETKLKVLEKNGLVINKPQNSGNTLLHIAATENNLALLKRLASFNIDVNAKNKEGITALQISAMKAKDDKIIKYLLSIGADKNIKTDFDETVYDLASENELLKKQNVNISFLK; encoded by the coding sequence ATGAAAAGTTCTCAAAAAATATCAATCTTATTATTTCTGATTAGTTTCAGCGCTTTTGCACAACAAAAAAATATTTTTCACGATAGAAGTTTTTGGCAATCTAAACCAAGTATAGCAACTATAGATCAAAAAATAGCAGAAGGTAATGATATCGAAAAATCGAATATAAATGCTTTTGATGCAACTGTTTACGCTATTAACGCTAAAGCTGATGATGACGTAATTAAATATATTATAGCAAAAAACAACAACAAAGTAAATAAACTTACTCATGATGGTAGAACTTATTTACATTGGGCTGCTTACAGTGGTAAATTAGAAATTATGAAATATTTAATTTCTAAAGGCGCAAAAACCGATGTTGTAGATACACATGGTAATACATTTTTAAATTTTGCTGCTTCTTCTGGGCAAAACAATCTAGAAATTTACAAATATGGTATAAAAGCTGGTGCAGACATTACCAAAGAAAAAAATCATGATGGTGCTAATGCATTACTTTTAGTTGCTTCTCAATTAAAAGATTTTAAAATTGTAGATCTTTTTGTTGCAAATGGTGCTTCTTTAAATGATAAAGATGACTATGGAAATGGCTTTTTTGAATATGCTGCAAAAGGTGGAAACACTCAATTTTTATCAACTTTAATTGATAAAGGAATTGATACTGGTAATAACGCAATGATTTTTGCAAGTCAAGGTTCTAGAAGAAAAAGCAACACTTTAGCTACGTATCAATTTTTAGCAGATAAAGGAATTAAGGTTAATGTTATAGATCATGAAAACAGAAATCCTTTACATTTAATTGCTAGAAATAATAAAGACATTAATATCTATAAATTCTTTTTAGATAAAGGTGTAGACGTAAATTTACAAGATAATGAAGGTAATACTCCTTTTATGATTGCTGCAAATGGTGGTAACTTAAAAGTTGTAGAATTTTTAGCTAAAGATGTAAAAAATATCAACCTAAAAAATAAAAAAGGTAATACTGCATTAACCAATGCTGTTGGTAGAAATTCTGCTGAAGTTGTTACTTTTTTAATTGAAAAAGGTGCTGATATTAATACTTTAGACAAAGATGGTAATACACTTTCTTACTACTTAATTAATAGTTTTGGTGGCAGAAACAAAGATGCTTTCGAAACAAAATTAAAGGTTTTAGAAAAAAACGGATTGGTTATAAACAAACCACAAAACTCTGGTAACACTTTATTACATATTGCTGCAACCGAAAATAATTTAGCTTTATTAAAAAGATTGGCTAGCTTTAATATTGATGTAAATGCAAAAAATAAAGAAGGTATAACAGCTTTACAAATTTCAGCAATGAAAGCCAAAGATGATAAAATCATAAAATACTTATTAAGCATTGGAGCAGACAAAAACATTAAAACAGATTTTGATGAAACTGTATATGATTTAGCATCAGAAAACGAATTATTAAAAAAACAAAACGTAAATATTAGCTTTTTAAAATAA
- a CDS encoding DUF2271 domain-containing protein, whose amino-acid sequence MKTKRTLLILPVVLLMITALFSFKKYSGSSPYKCMIQMKNYTGEGAYIVISLLNPEGKYEETLYVQGDDDEWYFDITEWWNFQGKKRADIDAITGATISGGERSISVIQIPDDKLNQGYKLRFETAVEDKDYYKDDVEFELTSDNIKSKIEGKGFIRYIRMIPQ is encoded by the coding sequence ATGAAAACGAAAAGAACCCTATTAATATTGCCAGTTGTATTGTTAATGATAACTGCTTTATTTAGTTTTAAAAAATACTCAGGAAGTTCGCCATATAAATGTATGATTCAAATGAAAAATTATACAGGTGAAGGTGCATATATTGTAATTTCATTATTAAATCCAGAAGGTAAATATGAAGAAACTTTATATGTACAAGGTGATGATGATGAATGGTATTTTGATATTACAGAATGGTGGAATTTTCAAGGAAAAAAACGTGCTGATATAGACGCAATTACAGGCGCAACTATTAGTGGTGGAGAGCGCTCTATAAGCGTAATTCAAATTCCTGATGATAAATTAAACCAAGGCTATAAACTTCGATTTGAAACAGCTGTAGAAGATAAAGACTATTATAAAGATGATGTTGAGTTTGAGCTAACTTCAGATAACATAAAATCTAAAATAGAAGGTAAAGGCTTTATTCGTTACATAAGAATGATACCTCAATAA
- a CDS encoding PepSY domain-containing protein: MTISIWRYSHLTLAISTALFIIIASITGIILAFEPISNKLQPYSPANIEQITVAETVGVLSNKYDEIITLEIDENNFVSTSVVTKEGKSETFYINPKTGEKVGDIIEKAPIFEFATNLHRSLFLKSTGRFLIGFVSFLLLLIAISGVVLIAKRQGGFLKIFSKIVKEDFNQYYHIILGRYFLIPIIIITITGVYLSLEKFSLLPKDKNIHQQNLAFNNEASKLKTTDFDFFQKTKLADVTSLEFPFSSDEEDYFYVKTVDNELAIHQFNGQIVSNKKQSLTSLGSYYSLILHTGQGSILWSIVLLLACFTILFFIFSGFSLTLKRRKNTSVIKNKFYKDEAEFIILVGSETGSTYNFATVFYKALLTSNKTAFISDLNSYTTYKKAKNIIVFTATYGDGEAPVNATKFINKFNQIIQKNTIQFSVIGFGSTDYQAYCKFAILVHSTMQLHKKFVPVLPIFKIDNQSFSAFENWLKEWNSYYRLNLHINKEDLDKNKPKEQIFRVINKTELNCDNTFLIELKPSKKLKFTSGDLLSITPKNENKNRLYSIAKVNGNILLSIKKHEFGVCSNYLKFVNKNDKIVASIVKNDSFHFPDKAKEIILIANGTGIAPFLGMISKNSKKKIHLFWGGRTKESLKIYQNKIEHAIENKSLTSFHSAFSQEQKEKFYVQDLLTNHSELIAKTLRNGDEILICGSLAMQRGVISALNTITEKSLKTSIKKYQENHQIKTDCY, encoded by the coding sequence ATGACAATTTCTATTTGGAGATATAGCCATTTAACTTTGGCAATATCTACTGCCCTATTTATTATAATCGCTTCAATTACAGGAATAATTTTAGCTTTTGAACCTATTTCTAATAAGCTACAACCTTATTCACCTGCAAATATTGAGCAAATTACTGTTGCAGAAACTGTAGGTGTTTTATCAAATAAATATGATGAAATAATTACCTTAGAAATTGATGAAAATAATTTTGTTAGTACATCTGTAGTTACAAAAGAAGGTAAAAGTGAAACCTTTTACATTAACCCAAAAACAGGAGAAAAAGTTGGTGATATTATAGAAAAAGCACCAATTTTTGAATTTGCAACCAATTTACATAGATCTTTATTTTTAAAATCTACAGGCCGTTTTCTTATTGGTTTTGTATCTTTTTTACTTTTATTAATTGCCATTTCTGGTGTAGTTTTAATAGCAAAAAGACAAGGTGGCTTTTTAAAGATTTTCTCTAAAATAGTTAAAGAAGATTTTAATCAATATTATCATATAATTTTAGGTCGATATTTTTTAATTCCGATTATAATTATCACAATAACTGGTGTTTATTTATCCTTAGAAAAATTTTCTTTGTTACCAAAGGATAAAAATATACATCAACAAAACTTAGCTTTTAACAATGAAGCTTCAAAACTAAAAACTACTGATTTTGATTTTTTCCAAAAAACAAAATTGGCAGATGTAACTAGTTTAGAGTTCCCTTTCTCTTCAGATGAGGAAGATTACTTTTATGTAAAAACTGTAGATAATGAATTAGCTATTCATCAATTTAATGGACAAATTGTAAGCAACAAAAAACAATCTTTAACTAGTTTAGGGTCTTATTATAGTTTGATTTTACACACAGGGCAAGGTTCAATTTTATGGTCTATTGTTTTACTTTTAGCCTGTTTTACTATTCTTTTCTTTATCTTTTCTGGTTTTTCTTTAACTCTTAAAAGAAGAAAAAATACATCAGTAATAAAAAATAAGTTTTATAAAGATGAAGCAGAATTTATAATTTTAGTAGGTTCAGAAACAGGGAGCACGTATAATTTTGCAACTGTATTTTATAAAGCCTTATTAACATCAAATAAAACTGCTTTTATATCAGATTTAAATAGCTATACAACTTACAAAAAAGCCAAAAATATCATAGTTTTTACTGCTACTTATGGAGATGGAGAAGCGCCTGTAAATGCCACTAAATTTATTAATAAGTTTAATCAAATTATACAAAAAAACACCATCCAATTTTCTGTAATTGGTTTTGGTTCTACTGATTATCAAGCTTACTGTAAGTTTGCAATTTTAGTGCATTCTACAATGCAATTACACAAGAAATTTGTACCTGTTTTACCAATTTTCAAAATTGATAATCAGTCTTTTTCTGCTTTTGAAAATTGGTTAAAAGAGTGGAACTCTTATTACAGATTAAATTTACATATTAACAAAGAAGATTTAGATAAAAATAAACCAAAAGAGCAAATATTTAGAGTTATTAATAAAACTGAATTAAACTGCGATAATACTTTTTTAATTGAACTAAAACCCTCTAAAAAACTAAAATTTACTTCTGGAGATTTACTATCTATCACCCCAAAAAACGAAAATAAAAATCGTTTGTATTCTATAGCTAAAGTAAATGGGAATATATTATTGAGCATTAAAAAACACGAATTTGGTGTTTGTTCTAATTATTTGAAATTTGTAAATAAAAATGATAAAATTGTAGCTTCTATTGTTAAAAATGATAGTTTTCATTTTCCTGATAAAGCTAAAGAAATTATCTTAATTGCAAATGGAACAGGAATTGCTCCATTTTTAGGAATGATTAGTAAAAATAGTAAAAAGAAGATTCATTTGTTTTGGGGAGGAAGAACTAAAGAATCTTTAAAAATTTATCAAAATAAGATTGAGCATGCTATAGAAAATAAAAGTTTAACTTCTTTCCATTCTGCTTTTTCACAAGAACAAAAAGAGAAATTTTATGTTCAAGATCTTTTAACAAATCATTCAGAATTAATTGCAAAGACTTTAAGAAATGGAGATGAAATTTTAATTTGTGGTTCTTTGGCTATGCAAAGAGGAGTTATATCTGCATTGAATACTATTACTGAAAAATCGTTAAAAACATCAATTAAAAAGTATCAAGAGAATCATCAAATTAAAACAGATTGTTATTAA
- a CDS encoding DUF6686 family protein, producing MCQNSRIISSVKNGELAVCNGCKNYALTFNNVYFQFDKNQLLEFRKYIANIDVDYWQEYYAYTSKKRKIPVTTLHQNLILIFSLEEIEDLKTLLLLKENSKNEFISLEQINYPFILN from the coding sequence ATGTGTCAGAATTCTAGAATAATATCAAGTGTAAAAAATGGAGAACTAGCTGTTTGTAATGGTTGTAAAAATTATGCATTAACGTTTAATAATGTCTATTTTCAATTTGATAAAAATCAACTTTTAGAATTCAGAAAATATATTGCAAATATAGATGTTGATTATTGGCAAGAATATTATGCTTACACTTCTAAAAAGAGAAAAATACCAGTAACCACTTTACATCAAAATTTAATTTTGATTTTTAGTTTAGAAGAAATTGAAGATTTAAAGACATTGTTATTATTGAAAGAAAATTCTAAAAATGAATTTATATCTCTAGAACAAATTAACTATCCTTTTATTCTAAATTAA
- a CDS encoding leucine-rich repeat domain-containing protein, with translation MRKIYFIYVLFALICNTAFAQFKDGGINYEVVSNITMTAQVGSNNELTGDIVIPETVTDGTNTYTVISLKGWAFAQGDAAVSSISSISLPNTVTSISNDAFANNILLTSVSLGEGLTYIGIGAFYKTGLTSVTIPNSVTTIDNVAFFANTDLAEINFGSGLTSVGSEAFAYCNSLLNVSSLATTPPTLNANSFEGLVLANINLSVPNESVATYSSSINWQGFNIGVLYINDFDIESIIKVYPNPVVYELLINIPQNIVLKSVKVYDIKGQLILDETSNRVNVHNLSKGQYFTLVETNKGKTIKRFVKS, from the coding sequence ATGAGAAAAATTTATTTTATTTATGTGTTATTCGCACTAATTTGTAATACAGCTTTCGCCCAATTTAAAGATGGTGGAATTAATTACGAAGTAGTAAGCAATATTACAATGACAGCCCAAGTAGGTAGTAATAACGAACTAACAGGAGATATTGTTATTCCAGAAACAGTAACAGATGGAACAAATACATATACTGTAATTTCTTTAAAAGGATGGGCTTTTGCTCAAGGTGATGCAGCAGTATCATCTATATCTAGTATTTCTTTACCCAATACTGTAACAAGTATTTCTAATGATGCTTTTGCAAATAATATTTTGTTAACTTCTGTTAGTCTTGGAGAAGGCTTAACTTATATAGGAATAGGTGCGTTTTATAAAACAGGATTAACCAGTGTAACTATTCCAAACTCTGTAACTACAATAGATAATGTAGCTTTTTTTGCCAATACAGATTTAGCAGAGATTAATTTTGGAAGTGGATTAACTTCTGTAGGAAGTGAAGCTTTTGCTTATTGTAACTCATTGCTTAACGTAAGTAGTTTAGCAACTACACCACCAACATTAAATGCAAATTCATTTGAAGGTTTAGTACTTGCTAATATTAATTTATCTGTTCCAAATGAAAGTGTTGCAACATACTCGAGTTCAATAAACTGGCAAGGTTTTAATATTGGGGTATTATATATTAATGATTTTGATATCGAATCTATTATTAAAGTTTATCCTAACCCTGTAGTTTATGAACTTCTAATTAATATACCACAAAATATAGTTTTGAAAAGTGTTAAAGTATATGATATCAAAGGTCAATTAATTTTAGATGAAACTTCTAATAGAGTAAATGTTCATAATTTATCAAAAGGACAATATTTTACACTAGTAGAAACTAATAAGGGTAAAACTATCAAAAGATTTGTAAAAAGTTAA
- a CDS encoding glycoside hydrolase family 99-like domain-containing protein, with protein sequence MAKNSTKVIVHYMGWYSDKNASNKKLRHWEHGYANTPIIGAYNSKSKATLVYHTLLAWLSGIDAIAINIKDKYDYETMVELFNTIDELQSISKENFNLKYLISYDDQGFDLEEPLDTTFIKMKDFKENIMKRKNYLYHKKHPLFFSFDYPKKFLTAKSFSTVIDSVFKNNKPYLIWNTFGEGEEVQPYVNAFYPWVQPGGEWDEKGLNWGKDYLNYFYDEVNTFETKSSFVVGGVWAGFDDRKNTSWGGNRLISRQNGKVFDDTWNYIHNYQGKIPMDYVVLETWNDWNEGTEIEPSLEHGYQYLTKTAKHVNKLKGTNIKENSLKFELAKEIHDAIQNNNDTISELLKETIELFCKKNYKQVQEKLK encoded by the coding sequence TTGGCAAAAAATTCAACAAAGGTGATTGTTCATTATATGGGATGGTATTCTGATAAAAATGCATCAAATAAAAAGCTGAGGCATTGGGAACATGGTTATGCAAATACACCAATTATTGGAGCATATAATTCTAAAAGCAAAGCTACTTTAGTCTATCATACTCTATTGGCTTGGTTATCTGGTATAGATGCTATTGCCATTAATATAAAAGATAAATACGATTATGAAACTATGGTAGAATTATTTAATACCATAGATGAGTTGCAATCTATATCTAAAGAGAACTTTAATCTAAAATATTTAATTAGTTATGATGATCAGGGATTTGATTTGGAAGAACCTTTAGATACAACTTTTATAAAAATGAAAGATTTTAAAGAGAATATAATGAAAAGAAAAAACTATTTGTATCATAAAAAACATCCATTGTTTTTCTCTTTTGATTATCCTAAAAAGTTTTTGACAGCAAAGAGTTTTAGTACAGTTATTGATTCCGTATTTAAAAATAATAAACCGTATTTAATCTGGAATACCTTTGGAGAAGGAGAAGAAGTTCAACCTTATGTAAATGCTTTTTATCCTTGGGTGCAACCAGGAGGTGAATGGGACGAGAAAGGGCTTAATTGGGGTAAAGACTATTTAAACTATTTCTATGATGAGGTAAACACCTTTGAAACAAAATCCAGTTTTGTAGTTGGTGGTGTATGGGCAGGCTTTGATGATAGAAAAAATACTTCTTGGGGAGGAAACAGGTTAATTAGTAGACAAAATGGAAAAGTGTTTGATGATACTTGGAACTATATACATAATTACCAAGGAAAAATACCTATGGATTATGTGGTGTTAGAAACATGGAATGATTGGAATGAAGGTACTGAGATTGAACCAAGCTTAGAACACGGTTATCAGTATTTAACAAAAACAGCAAAACATGTTAACAAATTAAAAGGAACAAATATCAAAGAGAATTCATTAAAATTTGAGTTGGCTAAAGAAATTCATGATGCCATTCAAAATAATAATGATACTATTTCAGAATTACTAAAAGAAACTATTGAATTATTTTGTAAAAAAAACTATAAACAAGTTCAAGAAAAACTAAAATAA